From Catharus ustulatus isolate bCatUst1 chromosome 6, bCatUst1.pri.v2, whole genome shotgun sequence, a single genomic window includes:
- the LOC116997848 gene encoding USP6 N-terminal-like protein isoform X1, with the protein MKKDIESLIAQEKAEIVAKYEKGRQEGAQIDQWEDADFTLYKVTDRFGFLHEQELPTRTALEEKQKQQEIERVDKWLKMLKKWGKYRNSDKMCRRVYKGIPLQVRGQVWSLLLDVEKMKKENEGKYEQMKEQAKRFSSEIKQIDLDVNRTFRNHIMFRDRYGVKQQALFHVLSAYSVYNTEVSYCQGMSQIAAILLMYLNEEDAFWALAQLLTNQRHAMHGFFIPGFPKLQRFQAHHEQILNKLFPKLKKHMDKEQMTTGIYTTKWFLQCFIDRTPFTLTLRLWDIYILEGERVLTAMAYTILKLHKKRLLKMTLEDLREFLQEKIAASLQYEDDAVIEQLQVSMTELRKMKFDLPPPAKPEEFPRKPLGLELSLNPVAIKENATANGQNGRVGEHTPDREAHPHKVPGAPGGMTVVEARTPTFQGSEAAEETNVPVSDGRPLDEEGQVEPIMNKQPSSLLKASEMQAQQHLLPTVLPPEQPLVAPGCAVVDHGVSLPGPAEHSSSDSSLQNRLAPPDSSTAELSATDQEVWQPNPTALPVGEQASSLSRDVVLEAVPHPLPAGCQQLSCTSQSDGSPESKHGEEAAEDRQCRVMLPDKMGLKRSASKAASTGELLSLQHNGLGSASGTTHWPEAAGALPAHRQAGGSVPILSSREPEAAGLAEGCPAQRAGSPVVEGNSPYVVIKTTTPLHVAHATEQDFLNRKQVALPLSETGHPLPTTCMPPPLTPDPEEAEIQKSLQKPLNALKAPRPPLSPKPKLPLQVAKSRSENSFLSGSPSLTKLPKSVTF; encoded by the exons ATGAAGAAGGATATTGAGTCTTTAATAGcccaagaaaaagcagaaatcgTCGCCAAGTATGAGAAG GGCAGACAGGAAGGAGCTCAGATTGACCAGTGGGAAGATGCCGATTTCACGCTCTACAAAGTTACAGACCGGTTTGGATTCCTGCA CGAGCAGGAGCTGCCAACCCGCACCGCCTTGGAGGAGAAG CAAAAACAGCAGGAAATAGAACGTGTGGACAAGTGGCTTAAGATGCTGAAGAAATGGGGCAAATACAGAAACAGTGACAAG ATGTGCCGGCGTGTGTACAAAGGGATCCCGCTTCAGGTGCGAGGCCAGGTCTGGTCACTTCTGCTGGATGTCGAGAAGATGAAGAAGgagaatgaaggaaaatatgAG CAAATGAAAGAACAAGCAAAGAGGTTTTCATCAGAAATCAAGCAGATAGATTTGGATGTTAACCGCACCTTCCGAAACCACATCATGTTTCGGGATCGCTACGGAGTGAA GCAACAGGCACTCTTCCACGTCCTGTCAGCATACTCAGTTTATAACACT GAAGTGAGCTACTGCCAAGGGATGAGCCAGATTGCAGCCATCCTCCTGATGTACTTGAACGAAGAGGATGCGTTctgggcactggcacagctgctcacCAACCAGCGCCACGCCATGCACG GTTTTTTCATTCCTGGGTTCCCGAAGCTGCAGAGGTTTCAAGCCCACCACGAGCAAATTTTAAACAAACTGTTTCCAAAACTGAAGAAGCACATG GACAAGGAGCAGATGACTACTGGGATTTACACAACCAAGTGGTTCCTGCAGTGTTTCATTGACCGG ACCCCATTCACGCTGACCTTGCGGCTGTGGGACATCTACATCCTGGAAGGGGAGCGAGTGCTGACGGCCATGGCTTACACCATCCTCAAACTGCACAAAA AGCGCTTACTGAAGATGACACTGGAAGATTTACGTGAATTTCTGCAGGAGAAAattgctgcttccctgcagtACGAGGACGATGCTGTCATCGAGCAGCTGCAGGTGTCAATGACGGAACTGCGCAAGATGAAATTTGACCTGCCCCCACCAG CAAAGCCTGAGGAGTTTCCAAGGAAACCCCTGGGCCTGGAGCTCTCCCTCAACCCAGTAGCCATAAAGGAAAACGCAACGGCCAATGGCCAGAATGGCCGGGTGGGTGAGCACACTCCAGACAGGGAGGCCCATCCCCACAAAGTTCCTGGCGCACCAGGAGGAATGACAGTGGTGGAAGCAAGGACTCCCACTTTCCAGGGTAGTGAAGCAGCTGAAGAAACAAACGTGCCTGTTTCAGATGGGCGACCACTGGATGAGGAGGGTCAGGTGGAGCCCATCATGAACAAGCAGCCATCATCTCTTCTGAAGGCAAGCGAGATGCAGGCCCAGCAACACCTCCTGCCCACGGTCCTGCCTCCAGAGCAGCCTCTTgttgctcctggctgtgctgtggtggACCATGGAGTCTCCCTCCCTggcccagctgagcacagctcctcaGACTCCTCTCTCCAAAACAGGCTGGCTCCTCCcgactccagcactgctgagctttCTGCTACGGATCAAGAAGTGTGGCAGCCAAatcccactgccctgccagtGGGAGAACAGGCATCTTCCCTGAGCAGAGACGTAGTGCTTGAAGCAGTCCCCCATCCTCTGCCAGCcggctgccagcagctctcctgcacGTCACAGAGCGATGGCTCCCCCGAGAGCAAGCacggggaggaggcggcggaAGACAGGCAGTGCAGGGTGATGTTGCCGGACAAAATGGGCCTGAAGCGCTCGGCATCCAAAGCTGCATCCACAGGAGAGctcctcagcctgcagcacaatgggctgggcagtgccagcgGCACCACGCACTGGCCCGAGGCCGCAGGCGCGCTGCCTGCGCACAGGCAGGCGGGGGGCAGCGTGCCCATCTTGTCCAGCAGAGAGCcggaggcagcagggctggccgAGGGCTGCCCCGCCCAGCGGGCAGGGTCCCCTGTGGTGGAAGGGAACAGCCCCTACGTCGTTATCAAAACCACCACTCCCCTCCACGTGGCCCATGCGACAGAGCAGGACTTCTTGAACAGAAAGCAGGTGGCATTGCCTCTGTCAGAGACTGGACATCCCCTGCCTACCACCTGCATGCCACCACCTCTTACACCAGACCCAGAGGAAGCAGAGATCCAGAAAAGCCTCCAGAAACCATTAAATGCACTGAAAGCCCCACGACCCCCGCTGAGCCCCAAACCAAAATTACCACTGCAGGTTGCCAAATCCCGCTCAGAGAACAGTTTCCTTTCAGGTTCTCCTTCCCTGACAAAGCTGCCCAAATCAGTGACGTTCTAG
- the LOC116997848 gene encoding uncharacterized protein LOC116997848 isoform X2 codes for MLKKWGKYRNSDKMCRRVYKGIPLQVRGQVWSLLLDVEKMKKENEGKYEQMKEQAKRFSSEIKQIDLDVNRTFRNHIMFRDRYGVKQQALFHVLSAYSVYNTEVSYCQGMSQIAAILLMYLNEEDAFWALAQLLTNQRHAMHGFFIPGFPKLQRFQAHHEQILNKLFPKLKKHMDKEQMTTGIYTTKWFLQCFIDRTPFTLTLRLWDIYILEGERVLTAMAYTILKLHKKRLLKMTLEDLREFLQEKIAASLQYEDDAVIEQLQVSMTELRKMKFDLPPPAKPEEFPRKPLGLELSLNPVAIKENATANGQNGRVGEHTPDREAHPHKVPGAPGGMTVVEARTPTFQGSEAAEETNVPVSDGRPLDEEGQVEPIMNKQPSSLLKASEMQAQQHLLPTVLPPEQPLVAPGCAVVDHGVSLPGPAEHSSSDSSLQNRLAPPDSSTAELSATDQEVWQPNPTALPVGEQASSLSRDVVLEAVPHPLPAGCQQLSCTSQSDGSPESKHGEEAAEDRQCRVMLPDKMGLKRSASKAASTGELLSLQHNGLGSASGTTHWPEAAGALPAHRQAGGSVPILSSREPEAAGLAEGCPAQRAGSPVVEGNSPYVVIKTTTPLHVAHATEQDFLNRKQVALPLSETGHPLPTTCMPPPLTPDPEEAEIQKSLQKPLNALKAPRPPLSPKPKLPLQVAKSRSENSFLSGSPSLTKLPKSVTF; via the exons ATGCTGAAGAAATGGGGCAAATACAGAAACAGTGACAAG ATGTGCCGGCGTGTGTACAAAGGGATCCCGCTTCAGGTGCGAGGCCAGGTCTGGTCACTTCTGCTGGATGTCGAGAAGATGAAGAAGgagaatgaaggaaaatatgAG CAAATGAAAGAACAAGCAAAGAGGTTTTCATCAGAAATCAAGCAGATAGATTTGGATGTTAACCGCACCTTCCGAAACCACATCATGTTTCGGGATCGCTACGGAGTGAA GCAACAGGCACTCTTCCACGTCCTGTCAGCATACTCAGTTTATAACACT GAAGTGAGCTACTGCCAAGGGATGAGCCAGATTGCAGCCATCCTCCTGATGTACTTGAACGAAGAGGATGCGTTctgggcactggcacagctgctcacCAACCAGCGCCACGCCATGCACG GTTTTTTCATTCCTGGGTTCCCGAAGCTGCAGAGGTTTCAAGCCCACCACGAGCAAATTTTAAACAAACTGTTTCCAAAACTGAAGAAGCACATG GACAAGGAGCAGATGACTACTGGGATTTACACAACCAAGTGGTTCCTGCAGTGTTTCATTGACCGG ACCCCATTCACGCTGACCTTGCGGCTGTGGGACATCTACATCCTGGAAGGGGAGCGAGTGCTGACGGCCATGGCTTACACCATCCTCAAACTGCACAAAA AGCGCTTACTGAAGATGACACTGGAAGATTTACGTGAATTTCTGCAGGAGAAAattgctgcttccctgcagtACGAGGACGATGCTGTCATCGAGCAGCTGCAGGTGTCAATGACGGAACTGCGCAAGATGAAATTTGACCTGCCCCCACCAG CAAAGCCTGAGGAGTTTCCAAGGAAACCCCTGGGCCTGGAGCTCTCCCTCAACCCAGTAGCCATAAAGGAAAACGCAACGGCCAATGGCCAGAATGGCCGGGTGGGTGAGCACACTCCAGACAGGGAGGCCCATCCCCACAAAGTTCCTGGCGCACCAGGAGGAATGACAGTGGTGGAAGCAAGGACTCCCACTTTCCAGGGTAGTGAAGCAGCTGAAGAAACAAACGTGCCTGTTTCAGATGGGCGACCACTGGATGAGGAGGGTCAGGTGGAGCCCATCATGAACAAGCAGCCATCATCTCTTCTGAAGGCAAGCGAGATGCAGGCCCAGCAACACCTCCTGCCCACGGTCCTGCCTCCAGAGCAGCCTCTTgttgctcctggctgtgctgtggtggACCATGGAGTCTCCCTCCCTggcccagctgagcacagctcctcaGACTCCTCTCTCCAAAACAGGCTGGCTCCTCCcgactccagcactgctgagctttCTGCTACGGATCAAGAAGTGTGGCAGCCAAatcccactgccctgccagtGGGAGAACAGGCATCTTCCCTGAGCAGAGACGTAGTGCTTGAAGCAGTCCCCCATCCTCTGCCAGCcggctgccagcagctctcctgcacGTCACAGAGCGATGGCTCCCCCGAGAGCAAGCacggggaggaggcggcggaAGACAGGCAGTGCAGGGTGATGTTGCCGGACAAAATGGGCCTGAAGCGCTCGGCATCCAAAGCTGCATCCACAGGAGAGctcctcagcctgcagcacaatgggctgggcagtgccagcgGCACCACGCACTGGCCCGAGGCCGCAGGCGCGCTGCCTGCGCACAGGCAGGCGGGGGGCAGCGTGCCCATCTTGTCCAGCAGAGAGCcggaggcagcagggctggccgAGGGCTGCCCCGCCCAGCGGGCAGGGTCCCCTGTGGTGGAAGGGAACAGCCCCTACGTCGTTATCAAAACCACCACTCCCCTCCACGTGGCCCATGCGACAGAGCAGGACTTCTTGAACAGAAAGCAGGTGGCATTGCCTCTGTCAGAGACTGGACATCCCCTGCCTACCACCTGCATGCCACCACCTCTTACACCAGACCCAGAGGAAGCAGAGATCCAGAAAAGCCTCCAGAAACCATTAAATGCACTGAAAGCCCCACGACCCCCGCTGAGCCCCAAACCAAAATTACCACTGCAGGTTGCCAAATCCCGCTCAGAGAACAGTTTCCTTTCAGGTTCTCCTTCCCTGACAAAGCTGCCCAAATCAGTGACGTTCTAG